The sequence ATTTCACTCAAACCATCCAACCGCTGGGCTAGAGATTTAGTAAACCCCGGTGGCATATGTTGGACAACTAATATTGGGACAGAGAGTGCAGCCGGCAATCGGGTCAATACTTCTTGTAGTGCCCGAGGTCCCCCTGTCGATGTGCCTATTATAACAAAAGTTTCATGCATTTTGGAAAGTTTATTTTCTTTAGGCACTTTTTGGTTATTTGTTGAAACAATCAGTGGCTTTTCAGAAGTATTCACCTTAAGGCTATTCTCCAATTTTTCGACCTTTTTTACACTTCGTCCAGATGCGAGATTCGTTATATTGACTTTGGACGCAGCTACGACCTTTTCGACAATTTCATGTTCAACGTCTTGGAGGTTTAAGGAAATTGGACCACCTGGTTTAGCAATGAAATCCACTGCGCCATATTCCATAGCCATCATCGTGTTCCTTGCACCCGTTTCCGTTGTACTGGATAACATGACAATAGGCGTAGGCTGGTGTTTCATAATCTGTTGGAGTGCCTCCAAACCGTTCATCAAAGGCATTTCAATATCCATTGTAATTACATCAGGACGCAATTCACTGACCTTTAATAGAGCATCTTTTCCGTTTCTCGCCGTTGCTACGACTTCTAACGAAGGATGTTTCGAAAGCATATCCGAAATCAATTTGCGCATAAATGCTGAATCATCAACAACCAGAACTTTTTTCAAGTTATCGCTGGATATCAAATTAGTCACGCCCTTTCGAAAATATCCCTTTCAGCTTACTGAGAAAACCTGTTTGTTGCTTGTCTACTGTGAGATTCTCTTTTACAAAAGTGTCCGCGATTGCTGACATTCTTTTTGAGATAAGCGCTTGTGGAAACATAACTATAAAAGGTTTTTGGGCTAATACAGCTTTATGAACAGATGGATCTTCCGGGAGAAAACCAAGAATAGTCGTCTCTTTATCAAGAAATTTCTTCATTGCATATTGTAAGCGGGTTACAGATTCATTTCCGTCGTCATGTTTTGACACGCGGTTACTCACAATACTGAATTTCTTATCTGGATCCTGCAAGCAGATGAATTTCATCATGGAGTACGCATCTGTAATTGAAGTTGGTTCAGTTGTAGAGATGACAATGACTTCATCCACAGCGATGATTAGTTCAATCGATCGTTGCGTTGCACCCGCACCCATATCAAATAGGATGAAATCATAATCTAGTTGCAACTGCTCAAATGCCGCTAGCAGTCGGCCGAACATATCTTCTGACCAATCTAGCACGGAATCTAATCCAGATCCACCGGAGATAAAAGTGAGTCCATCGTTTTCGTGATTAATAACCTCATCCAGTTGGCGATTGCCAAGTAGATAGTCTTTCAAACTGTAAGTAGGTGTGACGCCTAGAAGAATATGAATATTCCCCATACCGATGTCCATATCTACAACGATGACTTTTTTCCCTTTCATACGAAGTGCCTGTGCAAAATTAGTCGAAAAGTTTGACTTGCCGACTCCTCCCTTACCACTAACTATCGCAATTGACTTGGCCAGTCCACCTTGTGCTTTCAACATCTTCATACGTAGTGTTTCGGCTTGATCATGCATGATTGACACCTGCCAACAAGAGATCAATTAACTTTTTTAGAGTAGCTTCAGAAATATCTTCCGGCACTTCTTGACCATCCGTATAATAGGCGACCCCTTTTCCGTATTGTTTCATCAGATTGAAAATAGGACCAACGGAATGAGTCTCATCCACTTTTGTGAAAATGAATTTTCCAATTGGAAATGAAGTGAATCTATCAACTATTGTCTTCATATCCTCTTCTTTCGATGTGACAGATAACACGAGGTACGACTCCATATCAAGCTCAAAGTCGATAAGATTCTTTATATCATCGACATATTTGCTTTCTTTGTAATTGCGTCCCGCTGTATCAATGAAAACGACATCAATGTCTTTCATCTTGGCGATAGCTTCATTGAAGTCTTCTTTGTTATAGACAACTTCTACAGGCGCTTGAAGCAAGTTTGCATAAGTCCGCAGTTGTTCAATGGCCGCAATACGGTATGTATCGGTTGTGATGAAGCCTACTTTCTTTTTATCTTCCAACAATGCCCTAGCGGCAATTTTGGCAATTGTCGTCGTTTTACCGACTCCTGTCGGACCAAGGACATTGACATATTTTCGATTAAAGGAAATTCCGCCAAAAGGAAGTGCAGAAAATTCATCGAGTAAAATTTTTCTAGCATACTCATTCTGCTCTTCTAAATTGAAATCCTTTTTCTCATCTTTCATCCGTGTATACAGTTCATTTCCGATTTTAAAGATTAACTCTTCCGATAATTCCTGCTGTTCGAGTGATGATAGCAATGGTGTCAAGCTTTCTGGCAAATTTATATATGCAGAAGACTGTTTCATATCCTGAAGCAGTTTTCTCATTTCTTTCATCTCTTTTTTAATTTCGGAATTGGCTTCGGATCCTGCAAAAGTCTGCTGTGGCTTATTATAGCGTGCAGGTTCTTGTGGAAAGGCAACAGGTTCATCATAACCTGCCACCACTTCCACGGATTTTTTTTGAAAAAATCCCATAAATCCTTTTGATTTTATGACTGATGAACTAAGAATGACAGCTTCATCGCCGAAATCAGCTCTTACTTTCTTCATCGCCTCCACCATTGTGTCGGCAGTATATTTTTTCATCTTCATCAAATATCCACCACCCCGACACTTTGTACTTCTATGGAAGCTTCAAGTTCATTATAAGATAATACCGGTATTTGCGGGAAGTATCGTTCCGTAATCTGACGTAAATACATCCGTATAGCAGGCGAGCATAAAATGACCGGCGATTGATCCATCAAGGCAACTCTTTCGACTTCTCTTGCGATCGATTCCAAAATCTCCTGTGAACTGGCTGGGTCAATCGATAAGTAATTCCCCTGCTCAGTTTGTTGGATGTTATCAGCTATCAGCTTTTCAACTTTGCCTGAAACGGTCAATACTTTTAATGCGTCTGAACCGCTCGCATATTGGGAAGTAATTTGTCTTGCTAAAGCCTGCCTGACATACTCAGTTAAAAGATCAATGTCAGAAGAATACTTAGAGTAGTCCGCCAGCGTTTCAAAAATAATTGGCAGATTTCTAATAGATACACTTTCATTAAGCAATTTGGCAAGCACTTTCTGGATTTCACCGATTGATAACGGAGTCGGCGTCAATTCATCAACAAGAATTGGATACGTCTCACGCACATGATCGACTAGTTGCTTTGTTTCTTGACGGCCAATTAAATCAGCTGCATTTGCACGGATCACTTCAGTCAAGTGAGTAGATACAACGCTTGGCGGATCGACAACGGTATACCCCATAATTTCAGCGTCTTCCTTGACATCTTCCGTAATCCATTTAGCTGGAAGTCCAAATGAAGGCTCTATAGTATCTATACCAATAATCGAATCATCTCCGCCAGGACTCATAGCGAGATAGTGATCTAGAAGCAATTCCCCTCTAGCCAGCTCATTTCCTTTAATTTTGATCCGGTATTCATTTGGTTGCAACTGAATATTATCACGGATTCGAACGACCGGTATGACTAGCCCAAGTTCGAGTGCAAGTTGTCTACGAATCATAACGACTCGATCTAACAGGTCTCCACCTTGCTGTGCATCAACGAGCGGAATTAGTCCATACCCGAACTCAAACTCAATCGGATCGACATTCAACAAGTTGACGACATTTTCAGGACTTTTCAACCCTTCCGTTTCGACTTCCTCTTCCATCTCCAACATCTCATCAGGATTTTCTTCGGGTTTTCTCATAAGCATCATTGCAGCAATACCAAGCGTAGCTGCGACTGGAATCGTGAAAATATTGGAGATTGGCGTAAATAGACCTAATAGTAATAAGGTTGTAGCTGCAACAATTAACAACTTTGGCTGTCCCAATAACTGTTTTGTAATATCCGATCCA is a genomic window of Sporosarcina oncorhynchi containing:
- a CDS encoding protein-glutamate methylesterase/protein-glutamine glutaminase, giving the protein MSSDNLKKVLVVDDSAFMRKLISDMLSKHPSLEVVATARNGKDALLKVSELRPDVITMDIEMPLMNGLEALQQIMKHQPTPIVMLSSTTETGARNTMMAMEYGAVDFIAKPGGPISLNLQDVEHEIVEKVVAASKVNITNLASGRSVKKVEKLENSLKVNTSEKPLIVSTNNQKVPKENKLSKMHETFVIIGTSTGGPRALQEVLTRLPAALSVPILVVQHMPPGFTKSLAQRLDGLSEIHVKEAEDGELFQKGVAYIAPGGKHLKMRKCTNGYCVHLDDIEPPRKGHRPAVDVLLESAALQTSLQFITIIMTGMGYDGKEGMQQLKSARPTITIGESERTSVVYGMPKAINEAGLADRIEDLQDISAALLESLQS
- a CDS encoding MinD/ParA family protein; its protein translation is MHDQAETLRMKMLKAQGGLAKSIAIVSGKGGVGKSNFSTNFAQALRMKGKKVIVVDMDIGMGNIHILLGVTPTYSLKDYLLGNRQLDEVINHENDGLTFISGGSGLDSVLDWSEDMFGRLLAAFEQLQLDYDFILFDMGAGATQRSIELIIAVDEVIVISTTEPTSITDAYSMMKFICLQDPDKKFSIVSNRVSKHDDGNESVTRLQYAMKKFLDKETTILGFLPEDPSVHKAVLAQKPFIVMFPQALISKRMSAIADTFVKENLTVDKQQTGFLSKLKGIFSKGRD
- the flhF gene encoding flagellar biosynthesis protein FlhF — its product is MKMKKYTADTMVEAMKKVRADFGDEAVILSSSVIKSKGFMGFFQKKSVEVVAGYDEPVAFPQEPARYNKPQQTFAGSEANSEIKKEMKEMRKLLQDMKQSSAYINLPESLTPLLSSLEQQELSEELIFKIGNELYTRMKDEKKDFNLEEQNEYARKILLDEFSALPFGGISFNRKYVNVLGPTGVGKTTTIAKIAARALLEDKKKVGFITTDTYRIAAIEQLRTYANLLQAPVEVVYNKEDFNEAIAKMKDIDVVFIDTAGRNYKESKYVDDIKNLIDFELDMESYLVLSVTSKEEDMKTIVDRFTSFPIGKFIFTKVDETHSVGPIFNLMKQYGKGVAYYTDGQEVPEDISEATLKKLIDLLLAGVNHA
- the flhA gene encoding flagellar biosynthesis protein FlhA; this encodes MQFKDIGVLAAVIMIVAMLVIPLPPWLLSFLIIINITLGLMVLLTSMNMQEALQFSIFPSLLLLLTLFRLGLNVSTTRAILSKGDAGSVVDTFGTFVTGGNVVVGLVVFVILIIIQFIVITKGSERVSEVAARFTLDAMPGKQMSIDADLNAGMISEIDARTRREKVSNEADFYGAMDGATKFVKGDAIAGIIIVIINLLVGMIIGVVQMDLPFAEAAARFSRLTVGDGIVSQIPALLISTATGIVVTRAASEGNLGSDITKQLLGQPKLLIVAATTLLLLGLFTPISNIFTIPVAATLGIAAMMLMRKPEENPDEMLEMEEEVETEGLKSPENVVNLLNVDPIEFEFGYGLIPLVDAQQGGDLLDRVVMIRRQLALELGLVIPVVRIRDNIQLQPNEYRIKIKGNELARGELLLDHYLAMSPGGDDSIIGIDTIEPSFGLPAKWITEDVKEDAEIMGYTVVDPPSVVSTHLTEVIRANAADLIGRQETKQLVDHVRETYPILVDELTPTPLSIGEIQKVLAKLLNESVSIRNLPIIFETLADYSKYSSDIDLLTEYVRQALARQITSQYASGSDALKVLTVSGKVEKLIADNIQQTEQGNYLSIDPASSQEILESIAREVERVALMDQSPVILCSPAIRMYLRQITERYFPQIPVLSYNELEASIEVQSVGVVDI